The Chionomys nivalis chromosome 10, mChiNiv1.1, whole genome shotgun sequence genome segment attattttttgttgttgctgtttacaCATATACCAAAATGACTGAAAAAAACACTGCTCTTCTAATCTGAGCAGGGGATTCTAACACTTCAGCATATTGTCAGTATAATTTCAGAGGAGTTGAAAAATGAGTTTATTGCAATTTCTTAAAGTTAAACATTTTGCTTAGCTAAAGATATTATatggtatatattttaaaacacatcaCTTAAATGGAAActtgacttgatttttttttaaatatttattatgtatacaatattctgtctgtgtgtatgcctgaaggccagaagagggcgccagacctctttatagatggttgtgagccaccatgtggttgctgggaattgaactcaggacctttggaagagcaggcaatgctcttaaccactgagccatctctccagcccttgacttGATTTTTAAGAGCCATTATAAGTGTTGTTATTTCATTAACTCCTATTCTAGTTGTGGTCAGGTATGTTGACTGTATGACCTGCCTTGATAATCCCACTTAATAATTCTAGGGCATAActagattctttaaaaaaattataaattggaAATGGTTTTGCAAGCTTAgttttgctcttttttattttttagatgaaATGTCAGATCTTAAATCTTGACTGAGATTTTTCGTGTCTTCACTTTTCCCTttagtaatgtaaatatttaagtATTCCTGTGCCCTGGTGACAGAAGATTCAAACAAACTCGTGTTTGTTTCAAAATCCAGCTCTACTTTCTCCTTCTAGTTTAATAGTAATGACTAATGCTGTGGAAATTTTATATTGAGATAATCATAATTTTAACAGATAACTGAAcacttgcttcattttcttttctctgcaggTATTGGGAGAGTTGCTGCTACATCTTTAGGGAATTTAACTAACCATGGATCTGAAGATTTCCCCCTTCCCCCTGGCTGGTCTGTCGATTGGACAATGAGAGGGAGAAAGTACTACATAGATCATAACACAAACACAACTCACTGGAGTCATCCTCTTGAGCGAGAAGGGCTTCCTCCTGGATGGGAACGCGTAGAGTCATCAGAATTTGGAACCTATTATGTGGATCACACAAATAAAAGGGCTCAATACAGGCACCCCTGTGCTCCCAGGTAAAGTAGCTGCTTCATTTCTGGCTTTCTGTTTTGAGAACATCCTGTGTTAGATTTTGGTCTAACATTTTATGAAGAGATAAGCATCTTGAAGCTTGAGATTTTAAATAGTTATTTCTCAAAATTGATATTTATCCTAGGTATATTTCAGTAATGAATGATTTTaataattagattttaaaaatattttctgagaaacctgaAACAAATGTCTTTGTGATCATATTCCAACTAGAAGAGATGCCAGAAGCCTTTTGTTGTAGATACCCAGAAATTAAAGTTAATAATCATCTGTTGTTCGTCTTAAATTCTCATCAGGTAGACCCACCTCCTAGTAAGTCAGAATATACTTCAAAATTTTGACATCTTCCTGTTCTGACACAATTTCAACTTCTGACACAATTTCATGTTGTTTTCCTACTGAAGTAAAAGTTGGAATGGAATAGTCTAGCTTCTTAGTACATACAACCAGCAATTCTTTGGGCTGTTCTGAATGATACTTTAAGCCTTGTGCTATCTAGTATTATAGCCAGTTGTCATGTGTGGCTATTGAGCAGTTGAAACTTGGTTAATCCAGTTGAGATTGCTGAAATTGAAAAATAGACACTGTACTTCAAACTACATATAAAACTGTATTAACTTAATAGtgaagaaacaaatatttcacattaATCATGTTTAAGCTGCAAGAACTGAGTACTAGTGGGTAAAATGCCATAAGCATATTGATAGGTACTGCCTAGGGTCATCTGACTAATACAATTTGTTGGTTATGATGGATCATAattttaagaaacattaaatTCATGAGAATACATTTTAGAATTACCAAGGCTAATTCTAAACAGGGTTAACATCAGTGTATTTATtgctttaaacattttatatttagtgACTCAACCTTGAAAGTATTTTTTTCCAGTGATTTACATTTGGTAGCATGTAGCCAGCTTTATTGAATGGCTTCATGAAGTTGTTGAAGAACTGAGCCCATGGGTATGGTCCACTGTCCCACAGTAGCAGTCTTCCAGCCAGATTTAAAAGGCCACCCTCTGTTTCTCACATCCGATATTATTGTAACGTGTTGATGGTTTGTAAAGTTTTCCAAATGATTGTCCTCTCAGAAAGTCAGCACTTCCCAGTTCACAGAGTAGCATTAATAACTGCTGGATTATATGACAGTCTTTATACAGAACCTGTAACTTAGACATCAGTCCATTAGCTCTTGGGAAAAGTCATCTGTGGTAAGAATTTATTGTCCACTTTTACAAATCAGGAGTTAGAAGTAAAGTACAGTAAGGCAGTTCTCCTACATTTCATACAAATTATAGGTGATTAAAACACAGGCTGGGCATGGTCCCTCACACCTTCAGTCTTGGTACTTgggagttaaggccagcctggtctacatagagagttctagatAGGGCTATAtattgagatcttgtctcaaaacacaggcATATTTGATTTCAAAGCATATGGTATCAATTACCATTTCCCTTTGGATCCACTTATTAAAAATGTTGAAGATATAATTAGTGCAATTTTCATGTTATCTTTAAAATGACAGAGTTGGAGCAATGACTCAGTCATCatgaacacttgctgctttttcagaggttctgagtttggttcccagagcctGTCAGGGGTCTGTATAGTGGCCTGTATCtctagctccagggtatctgacacccacttcagacctccacaggcactccgtgtgtgtgtgtatgtgtgtgtgtgtgtacacacagatataaatataatcttaaaatagACCGTTAACCATAGTAAAATCTAGACCTTATTTTAATGCCAGTTAAGCAAGCAGTGACCTTTTTTATATTCATGTCTTTTATGTTTAGAGGCAGAttcatttgttttgtcttcttgccTGAAATAGCTCAGTCTGGTGTcccagaattcactctgtagcctgcAGGTGTTGAGTACTTTGCACCTTAACAAACAGTTCAGTCCTATACAACTATTCCTTCCCGCTCAGCTTACACAGGCTGTTAGTGCCAATTGAAACATGATCCTTTTTAATTCTCTATGATTTAAAGTAGGCTCTAGGCAACTCCCAGTTGCTTTCCTAACCTGGCACAATGCCCAGTACTGCTGCACTATATACCCCGACCTCACCTTTTCAGTTagcaggaaggagaaaacaattctcttttgttttgagaaaagctATAGACCTTTCCAATGTATATGTTGGCAAATCACAAGTTATTTGCAAAAATCTGTGCCTATAAGCCTTGTATAAAGGTTAAAACTAAGGTTAGCTTTTTTTCACCTTTGAAGCTGTTCTTAAAAAGAATGAATACCAGCCAGAAGAAATGTCTTAAAATaagaaaggtgttttttttttcagatttttgagttttattaaaatttcacatGAACAAGAAATTGGAAATACAATCACATCAAAGAACAAACTATCATGGCTTTGTAGAGCAGACTTCAAAAATGTCTGAAattgtaataatttaaaaatggttgACCTGCTCTAGGGATGCTAATTGTACACACATAGCTTATTTCCAATACAGAAAGCCTTAAGTCTGTTCAGTTTCCTTTCTGAAGACTACTAAGGCAGAGCACTAGCTTGTACCTTTATTTACAGCATACTTCATACACCTATGGAATCTGTTCTGAATCCAGAAAAGTAAAACTGTCCAGACCAAAGGTTCTGATTTAACAGATTGTTTCGAAGCTAAAATGAAACCTGGAACAATAAAAGCATAATAACCCCACAGTAAGGGAACTCTGCGAGCCCAATAATGTCCAAGAGCATTtatggaaataagaaaaataaaaagcctggAGTGTGTACACAATAATGATTTCTTCACTTGAGTACAAATGGCAGCAAACTACTACTTCAAGATGGAACAGTTAAGCCAATTTTGTTTTGAAGAATATAGATCTAGAGCCAATCCTATCCTGCCAGTATCCTTTAGAGCTCTCACTCATCCATTTCCACTGTTGCCTCTAAATATCCTGATAAAATTCTTGGTCGTCATTATTGTAACCATAGTTAACAGAATAGTTGCCACCTTGCTGAGCTGCTGATCTATAGGTTAGGAACACCAGTCCTGTTGGCTGTTGGCCTTAGGACACCTGGAGTCAGGCTGGTTGTAtccatctccttttttttttttgcctcctacATTGCCCCCTCAGTTCCTGAGTCCCACAAGGACCATGGCCTCTCTGCTGTTCCACAGGACCCCCTCTGCCACTTCTTGAGTCTCTTGGTGGTCATAAATATGCCCCCCTTCttgtttttttactcttttactcCTTGGGGGCCCACCATCCAgcttccaaataatcacacagagacgtATTACTTATAACTGCCCAGCCTTAGGTTGACTTCTTTGTAGCCAACTTTCTTAAcgtaaattatcccatctaccttttgcctctgggcttttgtctttctctatttctgtatttcttttacttcttACTCCACGGCTGGCTGTGTAGCTAGCCCCTgaactcctcctctcctccttttcttgctttctatCTTCTCTCCCCAGatctctccttctatttattctgcctgccagccctacctatcctttctcctgcctcgctattggctgttcaggtctttattagaccaatcaggtgtttcagacaggcaaagtaacacagcttcacgaagttaaacaaatgcaacatatctttgcattccacagcataaacaaatgtaacacatcttaaaataatattccacaacacccacTCCCCATGAATAGCTAGTTCTACCTCACAGACACTATGCTCCTGGGCCCCCTTAGTGGTGGTGTAACACCtcaccctctccctcctcctcttcctctcactGCATAACCATCATCATAGCCGTAGTGTAGGGATCTTTGTATCCTCCACAATAGCTGTGACAATCATAACCATAGTAATCATCGCAGTAGCTTTCATACTGTAGTATGAAAGGATAGATATGGAGGGTAGTCATATCTGCCTCTCCCCCCACCATGACCTCAGCAGCTTATTTGGAGAAATCGTCATATGTAGCACTTCTGCAGGCCTACCAGCTTGGCACTCTTTCCTGTTCTTCTCTGATGGCTTAGCGGAGACGTTTCAAtccttcccttctgcttcttttccattcactTCAATCAGAGCCTTAAGAGTAGCTCTTCtgttttcaaaatgaagaaaatgcataATCTTTGACTTCTTCAGTCCAGCTCTCCAAACTCAGAAAATGACTTTTCCAATATTTCTTCCGTCTTCGTAGTAACCAAGTTTTCACAAATAAAACTTCACATTAGCCATGACTTTTGAATCTGGTTCTTCCACAGGGTCAGCCCATTCAGCTGTGATTTAGTCaatgtcctattgctgtgaagagaataTTACCCAgccactcttataaagaaaaacatttaattggggctatcTTACAGTCccgaggtttagtccgttatcatcatgttgggaagcatggtggcaggcagacgcagatggtgctggagatgtagctgagagttctacatccggatcacaggcaggagaaagagagacactgggcttgTCCTCCTAGTGACACAACTTCATCAAAGcctcacctactccaacaaagcaacACCTCCtatagtgccacttcctggtgggaccaagcactcaaatctGTAAGTCTGTggaggccatacctattcaaaacCACCACAAATTGCTAACTCCATTTCcccatagttttatttttccactcATGGGTCATTTTCTGGCTTATGCTGCTGActtctgatcttcagattgatGATAGAGAATAATGTCTACCAAACTCTCTGTAAAATCTGTGACTTTACTAAACTCttccagaatattttctttagtcTTACTCTTTGGAAAGTCTGTTGTTTGCCACAGAAATGCACACTCCCAGGTGTTTGCCAGGACAAATTTCATAGCTCTCACGCAGTTTAACTGCTGCTGGGGCAGCTTCCTTCCCCAGAAGGTGAGAAACACATATCCTCTGTCCTGACCAGAGTGGGTCCATCATGAGACAGAACCAGATGGATCTATAGATCCCAGATGGGACCAACCTTCTTACAAAAGGATACCAACTCATCCACACAAAAGTCTCCTGGATTTTACCTATGCAGACCTCTGTTTCAATTCCATGTTGCACACCTGAGTACACACTGTCTGATGGGGGACCACCATACTTCCTGTGTCCTGTGGTTACATCCAGAGTATAACCATCTTCTCAAGCAAGGCCTTGACCTTTGCTTCATCAGACCCCTTTGTGGACTCTTGCACCTTGTcctgtttctctctttgctttatgtcttcaTAACTCCACATAAAAATGCACCTTTGTTTGTATAAAATGGTGAGAGAAGACTTTTGCTTTGGGCTTATGCCACAGAAAATCTTTGTCTCCTGAACATGAGATAGTGCATCCTTGGACTACTGTAGTCTAGACAGCGCTTTCTTCATTAAGCAGGAGCATCGGTTGCTCTTTTCTCAAGATCAGCCTATGCTGCCAGCCCTGTCTGAAACATTTCATCAAGCCTTTCTGCCATCTTCTGCGGGAGGCCTGTGTCTATCGGTGTCTTGTAGAGTTCTATGTGAGCTACACTGGAAGTATTCATGGGTTCTTCCTCTTTGAACTATTCTGCCTGGTTAGCTATTAAGTGTCCTTCCTTCATATCTTAGCTCAAAGCATATAGGATGAGGATGGGGTGGGCCCATACATTGGCACCTTGGTCTCTTGGCTCAGGTAACCCTGGGATTGGCACCCGACCCTCAGCCTACCCCACCTCCTTAGGAGCAGCCTAGTTCTCAACACATCCCATTCGTGTGTAGGTCAGGCCTGACTGCCAACCAAAGGAGAAGTGCTGGAGTTGGGAATGCAGAGAGCGTccgggtgggggcgggggcagaggATCTCTGGGCCAAAGGACCAGGCGTCAGAAGGCTGAGGAATAAGCAAGGGAGAGAAGGCACCTGGATGGGAACCAGGCCTAAGGGAGCTGTCTCGGGCCCATCCCTATCCACCCCACCTCCCTTAACTTGGGTGTTTATCTATCACTAATAGCATATCAGCTTCCAAAAGATGGAGTGTATGTCCATACAGTATAGTTAAAAAAATACTCAGACCCTTATCATAGAAAGTTCTGTTAGGGGAGGAAGATTTTGTTTTGGCCAAAAAGCAcattaaaaagctttaaaagctGTATAGTCATCATAATTTCTGGCCTAGGTGAAGGGCTTCTGTTTTAATAAATGTGAATTCTTTCTTCTCAGCGTCCCTCGGTATGATCAGCCTCCTCCTATCACATACCAGCCGCagcaaactgaaagaaatcaGTCCCTCCTGGTCCCTGCAAATCCTTACCATACTGCAGAAATTCCTGACTGGCTTCAGGTTTACGCCCGAGCCCCGGTGAAGTAAGTGAGCACACAGCACCAATGTCTTTGGGGTCTCTTAACAGGCTTAAGAAGTACatgctggggttggagagatggctcagaggttaagagcattgcctgctctaccaaaggtcctgagttcaattcccagcaaccacatggtggcttgcaaccatctgtaatggggtctggtgccctcttctggcctgcaggcatagacacaggcagaatattgtatacataataaatatttttttaaaaaaaataagaagtacatgcttagctgggcagtggtggtgcagacctgtaatcccagctcttgggaggcagaggcaggtggacctctgagtttggggccagtggggtctacatagtgagttctaagacagccagggctacacagagaaaccctgtcttggggcgCAGGGGAGGTAAAGAAGTATCATGCTTTTCTTATAATATTGGACTTTTATGTAACATTTAAGAAAGGATATCAGAGCTTACAAAGTTTGACTCTTTGATTAGAGGTAAGAATTCTTCAGAGATGTCTGAATCCTCATTACTATGTGTCCAGACCTCCGATGATGGATACATAAGAATACTAAATGTGGACAAGTTtaatatttgttgttttcttttacatttttataagatTAACATATAAGCTGATGTAGTATttatatccccccccccaaaaaaaaaaaacaaggtaagagCTTGGCATACAGATGAAACAAAGCAGAACACTCTTGGAGATTAAGTTCTTTGTTAGGAATTCTGAGTTTATTTCAGGGATATTATAAGTAAATTAAACTACCTGAATGACAGCAGTTCTGGGAAATGCTTGAGCTGTAACTGCTTCTTCGTGTAACTCAGTTCCTGTTCACAAGGAGTTAGGTTGCCCAGGTTTCTGCAAAGAAATCAGTCTAAATTAGTTAAGTTTCCAGTCCTCCAGGGCCAGGAAGTGGAGGTCCAGCGAAGCTGTCCCGAGGCTCTGCTGGGCTTCCTGCTGCGTACCCAGGATGGCTGCTTCAGTCGCtctcagtatcttttttttttttgaagccatatatatttttatattagatAGTCCTTTTGGAATAAAATGGCAAATGTACCCATTAGatataattattgaaaataaaccTAGAGTTTGTAATTAATGCTTGCTTTTGTCTGCCCTGCAGTGATGAGATAGGATTTAGTAACATAGGTACATGGCTTTCTGTGTTTACATTCCTCTAAGCATGGACATTCATTCTGAAAACTGAAACAGGATGTGGATTTTGGAAATTACAGAACCACTATAGTTTGCAGTTGATATTAATGGTTGCCCAGGTCTAATATTAAAATTGATTCTTAAAATAGATGGGCAGTCTTTAACCAAAAGTAATAGTTAACAGCATTTTCCCCTTCCTTAAAAATAATAGTgtatttggagctggagagagggctcagctgtTAAGGCCACGggggctgctcttgcagaggacccaggttcagttcccagcacccacatggccgctcTCCACTGTCtgaaattccagtttcaggggatccagtgccctttttTGGCTtttgtgggcaccaagcatgcatgtggtgcacagacacatcgTGTGGGcaaaaacaccatacacataaaaataaatcaagttaaaaaaagttctcaaatttaaaaaaaaaatgtgtacttagggctggagagagggcagttaagagtgcttgctgcttttgcagagaaccctgGTTCAGTTCTCAGGAACCATATAGTAAAAATTGtctaaactccagttccagggcatctgatgtctTCTCCGGCTTTCTTGGGCACCAGGCCTGCACACAGTGCacttacatgcatgcaggcaaagcattcatacacagaaaaatgtaaatgcattttaaaaagagagagaagtggaaAGGAGTGTATTTAGAGCCATGTGCAGTAGCATGCTCCTGTGTTCCCAGCCagaggagggtgaggcaggagggtaCCCTGAGCCCAGGAAGTCAAGGTCAGCGTAGGTCCCCagctcaaaacaaaagaaacaaagtatcTGAATGGCAGGTTTTACTaactcaaatattttttaaataaaagttagtTTTACTTATAATACAACTGTCTATAAAAAGTACCAGTTTATTGTTGTAAATACACATGTATTATGTTATGAACACTGTTTTATGACAGATATGACCACATTTTGAAGTGGGAGCTCTTCCAGCTGGCTGACCTGGACACATACCAGGGAATGCTGAAGTTACTCTTCATGAAGGAACTGGAGCAGATTGTTAAGATGTACGAGGCCTACAGACAGGCTCTTCTCACTGAGTTGGAAAACCGCAAGCAGAGACAGCAGTGGTATGCCCAGCAGCATGGCAAGAAGTTTTTAAGTTAACTTTATCACATCCAAGTTTTGTAAGAGCTTTAACATATTTTCAGATAAGTGACTGCAAACAACTACTTTAGTTAATAAAGGCAACTTACTCTTTGGAATTATAAAATTCTagttttacatatattttgttaccaaaatttttcttttattgaaccAAAAAACAGTCTTATCATTTAAAGAGCTGATATGGTATACACTTCCAAATGCTGTCTattaagaagctgctttggtaGTCTTGAAAAGGAGTGCAGGAAGAGAACAGCATCATGACCAGGCGCTGGCAAACAGTCACTCTTCTGACGGAATATACTCTTGtgcagaaaaaggaagagggtGAGAACTTAATTGTGGTGTGAAGTACTTTCTGGAATAAGGTGGATCGGCCATTCCCATGGGTGTGCTGGGACCTTTATTGTGATGGACTTGTATACAAAGTATGTGGtcatctcctccccctccttcctaaTGTAAGGGGCACCTTTGCAGCGGGCCATAGAGCCTTTCAGCAATACATTGAACACAAGACCTTAGCCTGTGTGGGGAAGGCGTGTGCAACTGTTACTAATACTGCTTCTTTCCTTTGAGCCAGAGCACAGAACTCCAGTTAGCAAGGCTCCGGTGAGACACAACGCAGGCTTCCTGACCACATAGCACACTGCCTGCACCAGGCTGGGCTAAGCTGCCAAAAATGACAATCAGGGATCCAGTAAGAACTCTTGGTCACTTGTAAGTTTTATATTGTCTTTTCTATCTTAGAGAAGTATTTGTCATAAAGGTTTAGAAACAAGCCGTTCTTCCCCATTTTTCTTGCCTTTGGCTTATACTTGTTTATAATTAGTGCCAAACACTTGATTAAGATAAATTTATGGAACGTCCACCTGTAAATCTAGAATTCTGTGAGTTTCCTAGCTCTTCAGTTGTGCTTACAAGTGttgtgaatatgtatatattttagtttagttttcctaaaTTTAAGCActccttgttagaagtgagtttgaattattgataaaattttgtgtttgattttatataacaagttattaaatatatttttgtggaAACCGTCTGGTCCTTGAGTCCATAATTTGGTGTCTTAGAGTCAGTACGATGTTTGGTGCTTTTCTGTTCAGAAGGCCCAGTAGCCAAGGAAGCCTACAGTGAAGGGAGGCTCAAGTGTGGCTGGTGGGAAAGGGAGTTTACTGAGCGTAAGGCCGGACTGACTCACAGCTAATGAACTGCGTGTCTCTCCTGTCCCTATGACTTTTTGTTCACCATTACTGACACAGTTAATGCCTGTTTGGGGCTCCCAGATCCGTAAGAAGCATTACCTTTCTCCCGTTATTACTCCCCCCCCCTCCCTTGAAAACCTTTTtgttctcaagacagggtttctctgtgtgttcctggctgtcctggaactcatggtgtagaccaggctggcctcgagttcacagagatccacctgcctctgcctcccatgtgctgagattaaaggtgtgtgtcaccatgactCACCTCCCACCTcgttttttattttcctctaagGGGTCTGGTTTACTTAATAAAACTCCATAAAGAGTTCAGTCATTAGAAATAAATTATAGACTCACGGTTTCCATGACCTGGAAGGATGCTGCAGACAGCAGCACTTGGGGAGGAGGCAGGATGATCACAGTTAAAGGCTGGCCTGAGCTGCACGGCAGAACTGtgtctaaaaatataaaacaataaaatgaaactttttctTAAACCAAGTCACAGGAAAGAACCTAACAAGATTAGCTCATGTTTCTTAAGTTTGAAATGGTATCAGAAATAGTGTATGGTCATGCCATCCTAAACACCTACACTTCTCATGAAGTGGtatcagaaagaaaatgtatcttGAATTAAAGTGGAGAGAGCCCTTCAAGCCACATCAGCACCCCCAATAGTTCTAGAGTCAGTAAGCATTTGTTTTACTGTTAAGAACCAGAGTAAAGTTTAATAGTTGACATATTAAAAGAATAAACCTATGAAGAATACATTTCTGATGTGCCAAATGAAAAAAGACAGTGCAGGGAAACtcaaacacatacaaaacaatTTTTGTGCATTTTTGATCAAGAGATTTACATTCTATATTAAgtcataaatataaaagaaacaatgtaTAGTTTTTGGTAAAGCAACTTTTAAGCTCTTAAATATATTTCAAGATAAGAGCCTCTGGTATGTATAAGATTATATAGATTAAATCAAGCCTGCTGAGTTATGCTGTACTTTAACAAATAGCTATgcaaaataactaaaattttcTATAGAAATTAAATGAGCATATCCAAACCTGGAGTGCTATCACACAATACTTAATTATAACCCAGAGTAGAACTTAGTAAAGTCAAGCAAAGCACTTCTACTGCCCCCAGATTTACAAATACCTGAAATGATAACagcatattttaagaaaaaaatcaggaaactgCACGTATTAACAAATAACCATGCATACATACATCCGCTTATCAGTCACTGGAGTAAAGGATCGAACTGTCGGAGTCCTCGGGTGTGTGGCATTCATTCTGCTCAGAAGGAAGCACTTTGAATGTTTGCATGGAAACAGACTTTGATAGCTAAGTGGCAAGTGGTCATGCACTGAAATCGActtagattttcttcttttctggttgCTCAGTGGGCTCTGACTTTGGTGCAGGAAAAGCTTGGTGATAGAGATGTCTGTGGGTTGCTGCTGCACTGTAGAGCTTGTAGAGAGCCTGGGAGGTAAGAATCAGGGTTGCAAAACAGTGAGCACAAGGTataccttccctcctccccccataGTACTATATCAAATTCAGCATTTTTGTAtatggtgtgcatgtatgtgtgcgcagGTATggctggaggccagaagttgttgggtgtcttcctctattgctctccacattgtatatgaggcagggtctctcagcaGTTTGGTCAGTCTAGCCAGCAAGCTTGCCCAGAGAATTCCATCTCTACCTTCTAAGCATAGGGATTATAGGTGGGCCACCACATCCACCTGATATTCAAAGTGGTTATtggagacttgaactcaggttcttaccCTTGGGTGGCAAAtggtttacccactgagccatcttctcagacCTGAACTGATATTCTTTGTATCATCCTCTATCAAACACAGACCtagggagggctggagaaatggctcagcaggttagaGCACTGGTtcatcttccagaggacttgggttcaagtcccagtatccacatggtggttcacaactacctgtaactccagtcctaagggacctgatgccctcttctggcttccactgtTACTGCATGCACATTGTATACAGACGT includes the following:
- the Sav1 gene encoding protein salvador homolog 1, translated to MLSRKKTKNEMSKPAEVQGKYVKKETSPLLRNLMPSFIRHGPTIPRRTDICLPDSSSNAFSASGDGVVSRNQSFLRTPIQRTPHEVLRRESNRLSAPSSYLVRSLADVPREYGSSQSFLTEVNFVVENGDSGSRYFYSDSFFDSQRRRPLGERAPEDYRYYDGNHDLFQRMPLSQGRHTSGIGRVAATSLGNLTNHGSEDFPLPPGWSVDWTMRGRKYYIDHNTNTTHWSHPLEREGLPPGWERVESSEFGTYYVDHTNKRAQYRHPCAPSVPRYDQPPPITYQPQQTERNQSLLVPANPYHTAEIPDWLQVYARAPVKYDHILKWELFQLADLDTYQGMLKLLFMKELEQIVKMYEAYRQALLTELENRKQRQQWYAQQHGKKFLS